From the Mercenaria mercenaria strain notata unplaced genomic scaffold, MADL_Memer_1 contig_4747, whole genome shotgun sequence genome, one window contains:
- the LOC128554139 gene encoding uncharacterized protein LOC128554139 → MIKISVSILTPIYCSVVHLHNLSMASVVEKFDIVLSFDTTGSMSSCIGSVRLKMREMMRKLKSDIPGIRMGVIAHGDYDTDHTYIIKFENLTDDVERLCRFVDSARGTGGGSAGNYDEAYELALQYTRNRMNWRPDSNRVLVMIGDCRPHERNYFLNKQRIDWNRETVLLRDMNVKINAVQCLNRTYADSFYQKIASATFGHHVSLNDIKKIEEVLMSICYREAGLGMEITVPTVLPSSFVQPKPSASTPMCTDTRAETTMQDKSDFDSEPDSDDQTDNGMSCPMCNTVKPPNEFPSTTASEDCEHALLECLRCVVKHITEEGTCPDETCNVNIDSDCQMVQFFQAKLDRLFVDYSKVLEQRTKLLKPGGDLISVSTINGDTEWFPFRSYMRIGDLKKEISEKLGVRVEEQRLIYNDTNLKTDAKLSDYNISSNSNISLIMPLYCIPEHLDHVVFDLSWEFPTVNPDFLDATCMAFEKDEFVQVIDWTHSSNKYYLSNSIKHSEKTLTGPGAKTGHQTIHVHLKSVPGNITHLYFTLSSWRSPNLSEFRNPSLKFYEASSENVNLCETTFGHALSSQAVIMCSVVRARTKWQIFECGAGSLVGGNAKCYNPIRARIAELIDNEL, encoded by the exons ATGATAAAGATATCAGTTTCTATTTTAACTCCTATATACTGTAGTGTAGTTCATTTACATAATCTAAGCATGGCCAGCGTTGTTGAAAAGTTTGATATTGTTTTGTCGTTTGACACAACGGGATCTATGTCTAGTTGTATCGGCTCCGTGCGACTTAAAATGCGAGAAATGATGCGAAAACTTAAATCGGACATACCAGGTATTCGGATGGGAGTAATCGCACACGGGGATTATGATACGGATCATACTTATATCATTAAATTTGAGAACTTGACAGACGATGTTGAGAGACTGTGTCGCTTTGTTGACTCTGCTCGTGGCACTGGAGGAGGTTCCGCTGGGAATTATGATGAGGCATACGAACTGGCATTGCAATACACCCGAAACCGAATGAACTGGCGACCAGACTCAAACAGAGTTCTTGTGATGATTGGCGATTGTAGACCTCATGAGCGTAACTACTTTCTCAACAAGCAACGAATTGACTGGAACAGAGAAACAGTGTTACTACGTGATATG AATGTAAAAATAAACGCAGTGCAATGCCTGAACAGAACCTATGCAGATTCGTTCTACCAGAAGATAGCGTCGGCAACATTTGGACATCATGTGTCCCTGAATGACATTAAGAAGATAGAAGAAGTGTTAATGTCTATCTGCTATAGAGAAGCTGGACTAGGAATG GAAATAACTGTGCCCACAGTTCTTCCATCATCGTTTGTCCAACCAAAGCCATCGGCATCAACACCGATGTGTACAGATACACGAGCGGAGACTACAATGCAAGACAAATCTGATTTCGATTCCGAGCCCGACAGCGATGACCAAACTGATAATG GTATGTCTTGTCCAATGTGTAATACTGTGAAGCCACCGAATGAATTTCCATCAACCACTGCTAGTGAAGATTGTGAACATGCACTGCTTGAATGTCTCAGG TGTGTTGTAAAGCATATTACAGAGGAAGGAACTTGTCCAGATGAAACTTGCAACGTCAATATCGACTCAGATTGCCAAATGGTTCAGTTTTTCCAGGCTAAACTTGATAGGCTTTTCGTAGACTACAGTAAG GTATTGGAACAACGTACAAAATTGCTAAAACCTGGCGGCGATTTGATCAGTGTATCCACTATCAACGGTGACACAGAATGGTTTCCATTCCGATCATATATGCGAATTGGTGATCTGAAAAAGGAAATTAGTGAAAAACTAGGTGTGAGAGTAGAAGAACAGCGATTGATATACAATGACACAAATTTGAAG ACTGATGCCAAGTTGTCTGACTACAACATTTCCAGTAATTCAAATATTTCCTTGATTATGCCACTATACTGTATTCCGGAACACTTGGACCACGTGGTGTTTGACCTGTCTTGGGAATTCCCCACTGTGAATCCGGATTTCCTCGATGCTACCTGCATGGCCTTCGAAAAGGATGAGTTTGTTCAGGTCATCGACTGGACACATTCTTCAAATAAATACTATCTAAGTAATTCGATCAAACACTCAGAGAAAACTCTTACTGGTCCCGGAGCAAAGACTGGACATCAGACGATCCATGTTCATTTGAAAAGTGTACCTGGGAATATAACTCATCTGTATTTCACGCTTAGTTCATGGAGGTCACCAAACCTGTCCGAGTTCAGAAACCcttcattgaaattttatgaaGCATCCAGCGAAAATGTTAACTTGTGTGAAACCACATTTGGGCATGCTTTAAGTTCACAAGCTGTCATCATGTGCTCGGTTGTTCGTGCAAGAACAAAATGGCAAATATTTGAATGTGGTGCTGGTAGTCTGGTAGGTGGAAACGCAAAGTGTTACAACCCCATTCGAGCAAGAATTGCTGAACTAATTGACAATGAGCTATAG